CGCGCAGCATGAGGTGCGCCACGCCCCAGCCGCTGCTGGGCATCACGGGTTCGTGCGGGGTACTCACGCCGGTGACGCTAGCGCAGCCCCGCCCGCTACCGTGGCCGCATGAGCGATGCCGAGACCTTCGACCCCGGCGGCAGGTTCCGCGCCGAGGTGGCCGCATCGCGCATAGTCGACCCCCTGCCGGGGCTCCGGGTGCTGGCCGATGAGCTCGGCGTGCCGGTGGCTGACGTAGTGCATCACGCGCTGGTGCGGTGGTCGTCGGCGGGCTCCGAGGCCCTGCTGGCCGCCCCGCCCGAGATGCTGGTGGCGCTTCGCGAGGCGGCCGACGCCGGAGACATCGACCGCGTGCGGGGAATCGTGGCTGCCCTTCTCGCCGGCTGGGACGGCTGACGCCGAGGCGGACGGCGAGGCGGACGGCGGCGGGGCGGCGACTCAGGTGCGCGCGAGCGGGATCGCCTGGCGGAACCGGAAGACGTCGTCGGGGTCGAACCGGCGGCGGGTGTGGATAAGCCGGTCGAGGTTGCGCCCGTAGTAGACGCCCGGCCGGTTTCGCTGGTCGGAGTCGATGTAGTTGACGTACTTCTGGCCGCACACGTGCGGCGCCAGGGCCTTCTCGAACCGGCGCAGCCACTGCACTGCGGCCTCCTGCTGCTGGGGCTGCGGCCAGTAGGCCTCGTACTGCATGGAGAACCGCATGTCGCGGTGGGCGAACGCCGTGGCCGTGGCGGGCACGCGATTGATGGCGGCGCCGTAGGAGTCGAGGATCATCTGGCCGGTGCCCATCTGCGCCTGGCGCTCGGCCACGTAGTCGCGGATGACCTCCGCACCCGCGCGGCTGAACGACGTGCTCGCCTTCACATAGTCGGACTTCCCCCAGTGGGCCGTGCCGCGGATCTGCCCCGTGGGGTTCGCCCGCTGGCGCGCGCACTGCTCAGCCGCCTGCGCGGTGCACTGCGCCCAGTACTGGATGAGCGATGCGTATGAGGCCGGGGTGATCACGCGGTTGCGCGGGGTGACCCGGGCGAGCAGCGGGGCGAGCACGGCGTCGAGCTGCGCCTGACTGCCGATGAACTGCCCCGACACCTCGCAGGTGGGGTCTGCACCGCCCTTGTTGGTGATGGACGTGCACAGGCTGAACAGGCCGTCGTCGGCCTGCCAGCACCAGTCCTGCCACGCGAGGATGACGTCCGGGCACTCGGCCCACGGGAAGGTCATCACGAAGTGCATGGCGGGCTCGGCGGGGTGCACCGCGATGTCGTACGAGGCGATGATGCCGAAGTTGCCGCCCCCTCCCCCGCGGCATGCCCAGAACAGGTCGCGCTCGGAGCCCGGGCCCACCGAGCGCACCCGGCCGTCGGCCGTGACGATGCGCAGGCCCAGCACGTTGTCGGACAACGTGCCCCACTTGCGGGCCACCCAGCCGAGGCCGCCGCCCTGCGCCAGCCCGCCCACCGACACCGTGGGGCAGGTGCCGCCGGGAATCGTGAGGCCGAGCGGCGCGAGCTGGTGGTAGGTGACGCCCAGCGCCGCGCCACCGCCGATGCGCGCGTAGGGCACGCGGCCCGACTTCGGCACCACGTGCGAGAGGTTGGTGAGGTCGACGATGAGGCCGTCGTTCACCGTGGAGTAGCCCTGGTACGAGTGCCCGCCGGCGCGCGCGGTGATGATGATGTCGTTGCGGGCAGCCCACCGCACGGCCTGCTGCACGTCGCGCTCATCAATGGCGTAGAGCACCGCCAGCGGCCTGCGGCCGTCGAAGCGCGGGTTGAAGATCTGCGCCGCGATGCCCAGCGTGGCGTCGGCCCGGGTGACCATATGCCCGCGAGTGACGGCGCGAAGCTCGCGCACCAGGCGCGAGTCGCCGGACGCCCTGCGCGCGGCGGCCACCGACCACGACGGCAGCGCCACGGCCCCGGCCGCTGCGGCGGCGCCGAGCAGAAGGGTGCGGCGCGTGACGGGGGTGGCGTGGGAGGTGGGTGTCTCCATGACGCGAGATTACCCCGTGATGCGCCGCACCATCTGGTTGGTGACCACGTAGACGTTGCCCGCGCGGTCCTCGCCGAACGAGGTGACGCCGGGAATGCGACCGATGCGGCCGGTGATCTCCTCAGGTGCCCCCGGCGCCTTGGCATCGATGGTCCACGCGCGCCCGGTGCACCAGTCGGCGTACACGTACTTGCCTGCCAGCGACGGCGCACCCGGCCCGCGCACCACGTAGCCACCTGCCACCGAGCAGTTGCCGCCCTCGTGCGGGTACTCGGCCACGGGGTCGGTCTCGCGGGCACCGCGCGGGCCGCCCTTGAGGTCTTGCGTGCCCTCGCGCTTGCTCCAGCCGAAGTCGAGTCCCGCCTGGCCCTTGCGCGCCACGTCGATCTCTTCGCGCTCGTTCTGGCCGACGTCCCCCATCCACAGGTCGCCGGTGTCGCGGTCGAACGCCATGCGCCACGGGTTGCGCAGGCCGAGCGCCCAGATCTCGGGGCGCGCCCCGGCCTGGCCGGCGAAGGGGTTGCCGTCCGGTACGGCGTAGCCCCTGCCCCCCTCGCGCCTGGAGGGGTCGATGCGCAGCACCTTGCCGAGCAGGCTGCCGAGGTCCTGCGCGCTGTTGAAGGGGTCCTTCTGGCCGCCGCCGTCGCCCAGCGCGATGTAGAGCATGCCGTCGGGGCCGAAGGCCAGCGCGCCACCGTTGTGGTTGCTGAAGGGCTGGGCCTGCGACAGCACCACGCGCGCCGTGCGCGTGGACACCCTACGGGCGCCCGGACGCGTGCGGAACTCCACCACGCGGGTGTCGCCGCGGAGGTTCGTGTAGTCGACGTAGAAGCGCCCCGACGTGGCGAAGTCGGGCGCGAAGGCCACGCCGAGCAGGCCCTGCTCCAGGCCTTCCGGCCCCACGCGGTCGCGGATGTCCAGCCAGGGCGCCCCGGGCTTTCCGCCACGGCCGATGGGCCGCACCACGCCGTCGCGCTCCACCACCAGCAGGCGCGATTCACCCGGTGCCTGCACCACGCCGAGCGCCGACCCGAAGCCCGAGCCCACCAGCTGCAGGCCCAGCCCGGTGGCCGCCGATGCGCCCACCGCGGCCGACAGAGCGCAGGCAGAGCCCACGGCGACGATGCTGGCCTTACACCTCATGGCCTGACGGTATCCCACCCGGGGACCGTCGGCGGCGGAGATGGTGCTAGTTGACCTCGGCCGGCTCGATGACCGGCTGCACCACCCTGCTCACCGTGACCGGCAGCAACCGCACGAAGGCGTTGAGCTCGGGCACCGATGCGCCGTCCCGGATGCCGTTCACGAGCCTCAGCAGCACGGCGACCTCGCGCGGCCCGAGATCGGCCATCACCGGGTCGAGCGCCTCGACGAGCTTGGCCTTCATCGCGGGGTCGATCCCGGCGAGAGCGGATTCCAGATCAGGCGGAAGAGCATCTGACATGCAGCCATTCTACCCCACATGCGGCCCGCTCCCGGCGGACGGGTCGGTGCATGACCCGCCACATGCCGCATACAGGCGCCGCATGCGGGTGATGACCGACTGGTGCGCTTCGGAGGGGATGCGCCCTCCAGCCGACAGCGCGGCGTGCAGCGCTGTGGACACCCGTTCGAGCGCATCGGCGGCGCCGGACGGCCCCGCGCGCATGCCCGCGGCGGCCATGGGCGCGAGTACCTCGCGGTCGAGGCGGCCGGGCACCATGTCGGGAAGGAAGAAGCCATCGCGCAGCACCGGGCCGGAATCGCGATCGTCGATGAGGCATAGGAGCGGGGCCACCCGGCCACCGTCGCGGGCCACGGCGATGATCACCTGCTGCTGGCGAGAGGTCGCATCAACCGGGGTGCTCCATGCGGCGGCAAGGCGCGGGTAGGCGAGGGCACGCGCGGCAGGCGACGACGCGCGCGCGCCGCCGGCTGCCGCGCGTGCGTGGCAGGCGAGGCGCCCGCCGAGCACGGTGCCGCATGCCACGAGCAGATCGTCGCACGCGACGCCCCCCGCCACGCGAAGCCCATCGATGAGCCTGCCCATGACCGGATCGGGCAGCAACATCGCGACCTCCTCGATTGCGATCTCCATCAGGTGGGCGCGCCCCAGGCCCATGACCTCGTCGGCCAGGGCGCCGGGCCGGGCGATCCACCCGCGCGGCCCCGGCGTGCGTGCCGCAAACCGGCGCAGCGCCGCGTCGCCGTCGAGCTGCGCGCCGAGGTCGTCGAGGCACTCACGCACCGGCGCGCACTGCGGGGTCCACGATCGCGCCAAGCCTTCCTCCACCGCCCGTCGGGCGGCCACCTCATCGCCACCGTCGAGGAACGCCAGCGCGCGGTGATAACTGGCCAGCGGGCCACGTTCGCGCGGCCCTGCAGGGCCTGGCCGCGACGGCTCGGGGCGACGGGATGAGGACACCCTCCCGACGCTAGGCGCCACGCGCGCGCACGTTGCGCGCGCATCGTGCCGATCTAGTTGCGGACCTGCACCGGGGTTCCACCGCGCACCAGGCGCGTGAGGCGCTGGATGTCGGCGTTGCGCATGCGGATGCAGCCATGGCTCACGGCCTTGCCGATGAGCTCCGGCTTGCTGGTGCCGTGGATGGCCACCCGGCCGTTACCCCCGGCGTATTCTGCAGCACGTTCGGGAACGCCGTGAGCGGCATGACGATGGGCCCGAGGAAGGCCTTCGGATCGCCGGCGGGGATCACCTCGGCCACGGCGAAGTTGCCGACCGGCGCGGGCGTCTCGGGCTCGCCGACCGCCACGGGGAACGACCGGATCTTGCGCCCATTCCGGTACAGGTACAGCTTGCGGTCGCCCACGTCGATCACCACGCGAAGCGTGATGGGGCCGAACACCATGTCGGCGGCGCGCACCCACGCCGTGCTGCCGTTGGGCCGCACGGGCAAGAGCACCTTCACCCAGCGCACGCCGGCCACCACCTTCACGCCGCGCACCTGCAGCCACACGGGACCTGCGCCGAGGGGAGCGATGGGCTGCAGACGGCGCAGCGCCTTGCCGCCGGGCGAGGGGTTGGCGCGCGCCGTGGCCACCACCAGCAACCTGCCGGCCCACGAGACCTTCGGGTCCGGCGGGGCCACGGGCGAGGGCGGGGCAACGGGCTTGGCCGGGGTGGTGGGGGTGGGAGCGGGGGCCGGCGCAGGCGTCGGCGCGGTGGGCGTGGTGGGCGTGGTGGACACCGGGTCCTGCGCCGCGGCCACCTGCGCGCCCATCAGGAGCGCGCCCAGGGCGGCAGTCATCCGTCGCATGGTCGGAGAGATATCCCAGCCTGCGACCAGCGACGCATTGGGGGTGCCGCCGCGCCATGCCATCATCCGGACAATGAACCTTTCCTGGAGTGGCCTCGCGCTCCCCGCCGCCACGGGCTTCTTCCAGCAGATCGGCGACTGGGCCGCCGAGTACGGCTACCTGGCCATCTTCCTCGTGGTCGCCGGCGACGGCATCTTCCCCATCCTTCCCGGTGAGACGTCCATCGTGGCGGGCGCGGTATTCGCCGCCGAGGGCGATCTCACGCTGTGGGGCGTGGTCGTGGTGGGAGCCGTGGGAGCAGTGGTGGGCGACTCCATCGCCTACTGGGCGGGGCGCGGCGGCGCGCCGTGGATACGCCGCGCCGTCACGCGCATGGCGGGCGAGCACCGCACGCATGCCGCCGAGCGCATGGTGAAGCGCCACGGACCGGCCCTGGTGTTCACCGGGCGCTTCCTCCCGGGCATCCGCATCGGCATCAACATGGCCTGCGGCGCCGGGCAGATGTCATATCGCCGATTCCTGCTGTTCGACATCGGGGGGGCCATCTGCTGGTCGCTGCAGGCGGCGCTCATCGGCTACTTCGCGGGCAAGGCATTCGCCAACCAGATCTGGGTTGCGCTGGTGGTGGCCCTGGGCGTGGCAGCCCTGGTGGCGCTGTTCGTGATAATCCGCGAACGGCGCATGGTGGCCCGGGAAGATGCCCTCGAGGCCGCGGAGGATCGCGCCGCCGCACTCTCCCCCGACCCCGCCAATGCCACGTCGAAGGAGAATGCGTGACCCGCCGTCAGGTCGTTCGCCGGGCCGCCCGCGCCATCGCCGTCGGTTCGGCGCTCGCCACCTGCGCCCTCGTCGCAGCGCCGGCGGTGGCCGACGGCGGGCGCACCGCGGGGCCCGGGTCGGCGCTGCTGGCTGGCGCGTGGAGCGGCACTGCGAGCAGCACGAGCGACGCCGACTTCACCTTCCCGCTGAAGACCACCATGAGCGTGGCCGCAACGGGCCGCCCCGCGGGCACGGTCGACCTCGGTGCCCCGGTGAACTGCCTCGGTACATGGACCCCGGTGTCCACCACGGGGCGCGTGACCACCTTCGCGGAGGACATCACCAGCAAGGTGCCCGGCGGCGACTGCATCATGGGCGGCACGGTGCGCCTGTCCCCGGCCGGCGGCGGCCGCCTGCGCTACGTGTGGACCAAGGGCGATGACGACGGCAGCGTGGCCTACCTCGATCCGGTGGGCGTGTCGGGGGCGTGGACGGGAACCCTCACGCAGGCGGGGCTGGGCAGGGTGCCCATGCGGCTTCGCGTGGTGGGCGTGAGCGCCGGCCAGATGCACGGCATGTCGTACTACGACGCGCCGCTCTCGTGCAGCGGACGGCTTGAGCCACAGGGCAGCGGATCGCAGCGGCGCGCGGTGTTGCGCGAGGTGATAACCCGCAGCGCGAGCAGCGTGTGCGTGGGCATCGGCACGATGACGGTCTCAATGCGATCCGACGGGCGCCTCTCGTATCGTTGGGAGGGCGGGGGCGTAATATCGACCGCGACGCTGAGGAGGGCCGGGTAGGCATGGGCACGCGCATTGACATCGACGGCCGATCGCTGGCCGGGCGCATGCACGAGGTAGCGGCGGCTGATGAGGCCGTGCTGGTGATCGGCCGCCCCGTGTGCCCCGCGTGCCAGGTGACCGGCGCCGGGCTCGAGGCCCTGGCGGACGCCCGGCCGCGGCTGCTCATGGCGTTCGTGGAGATGTGGGGCCCAGAGGACTGGCGCGCCCGCGGCGAGGACGGCTGGCCCGATGGCGTGAGCGTGAGCCCGTCGGCCGTGCCCGCCACGGTGCTCATGCGCCGCGGCGAGGTGGTGGCCAAGCGCTTCGGCGCCGTTCCGGCCCACGACCTGGACCGCTGGATGGACGACCACTTCGGCCCCGCCCATGCGCCTGTGCCCGAGGGCATCACCGCCGCCGAGCAGGAGGTGCTCGACCGCACCGCGGCCCGCCGGGCGCAGCACGACGCCGTGAAGGGGCGCTGAGCGCGCCCACCATATGGGTGCTCGGGGATCAGCTTGATCCCGCGGGCCCGGCGTTCCGGGGCCACCGCCCGGGCGAGGCCCGGGTGCTGATGATCGAGAGCGACCACGCCATCGGTCGCCTCCCCTACAACCGCGAGCGGCGCGTGCTGGTGATCGGCGGAATGCGGCGGCTGGCCGACCGGCTGCGCCGCGACGGCTGGGCCGTTGAGCTGCGCCGCGCGCCCACGCTGTTCGCGGGCGTGATGGCCCACGCGAAGCAGGAGCAACCCGATCGCCTGGTGGTGGCCCACCCCACATCGCGCAGTGGCCTGGCGCTGGTGCAGCGCCTGCGCGACGCCCTGCCCGTGCCCGTGGAGATGCGCGAGCCCGTGGGGTTCATCACGCGGCCGGGGGAGCTCGACGAGATCCTGGGTAAGCGCGCGCCGCGCATGGACAGCTTCTACCGCGACATGCGCCGGCGGCTCGACATCCTCGTGGACGCCGACGGCCAGCCGGTGGGCGGCGCGTGGAGCATGGACAAGGAGAACCGCAAGCCGCCGCCGCGCACGCGCGACCTGGGGGTGCCGGCGCCGTGGCTGCCGCCCGCCGACGACCCGCTCGACGTCGCGCTTCGACGCGAGTTCGCCGCGCTGCCCGAGACCGGCGAGGGCGGCGAGCGCGTGATGGCGGCCGATGCGGATGAGGCCGAGGCGGCCCTTGACCGCTTCATCGACGCCCGCCTCGCCGGCTTCGGGCCATACGAGGACGCCATGATGGACGACGACTGGGCCATGGCGCACTCGCTGCTCTCGGGCCCCCTCAACCTGGGCCTGCTCTCGCCCGAGCGCGTGGCCCGGCGGGTGGCGGACGCCCTGGGCGACGGCGCTCCCATCGCGTCGGTGGAGGGCTTCGTGCGCCAGGTGATCGGCTGGCGCGAGTACGTATGGGGCTGGTACTGGAAGCGCACCTGGCGTGACGCCAATGCGCTTGATGCCGAGGCGCCCGTGCCCGCAGCGCTGTGGGGCGGCACCACGCGCATGCGGTGCGTGCAGGTGGCCATGGACGGCATTCACCGGCGCGGGTACTCGCATCACATCCAGCGGCTCATGGTGCTGGGCACCCTCATGCTGCTGCGCGGCACCCAGCCGTGGGATGCCACCCGGTGGTTCCGGGCGGCGCACGTGGATGGATCAGCCTGGGTGATGGCCCCCAACGTGATCGGCATGGCGCTGTACGCCGACGGCGGATCGATGATGACCAAGCCCTACGCCGCCAGCGGCGCATATATCAACCGCATGAGCAACCACTGCCGCTCGTGCCCCTACAACCCGAAGTCGGCCACGGGGGCCGATGCCTGCCCCTTCACCACCCTCTACTGGGACTTCCTCGACCGGCACCGGGAGAGGCTCGGGCAGAACCCCCGCATGTCGCTGTCGATGCGAAACCTCGAGAAGCGGCAGGACATGCCGGCCATCCGCGCCCGCGCGCGCGAGGTGATGGCCGCCCTCGACACGGGAGTGGACTGATGGCCGACCAGCCCAAGCGCCGCGGGCGCATCACCACCCGGGGCCCGGGGGCCGAGCGCGTGCGCGACGCCGACCTGGCGCTGCTGCAGGGCCCCGAGCCCGACTTCGTGTCCACCGACCCATGGCGCGCGCTGCGCATACTCGGCGAGTTCGTGGAGGGCTTCGACCTGCTGGCGCGCGTGGGCCCGGCCGTATGCGTTTTCGGATCGGCCCGCACGCCACCCGACGACCCCGACTACGCCGCGGCCGTGGAGATCGGCCGGCTGCTGGCCCGCGAGGGCCGGGCGGTCATCACCGGCGGCGGCCCCGGGCTCATGGAGGCCGCCAACAAGGGCGCGGCCGAGGGCGGCGGGCTCTCGGTGGGCCTCAACATCGAGCTGCCCCACGAGCAGTACCGCAACCCCTACGTGAACCTGGGCGTGGACTTCCGGTACTTCTTCGTGCGCAAGACGATGTTCATCAAGTACTCCGAGGCCTTCGTGGTGATGCCCGGCGGCTTCGGCACCCTCGACGAGCTGTTCGAGGCCCTGGTGCTCATCCAGACCGGCAAGGTGCGCGACTTCCCGCTGGTGCTCTACCGCAGCGCCCACTGGACGGGCCTCATCGACTGGATGCGCGAGACCACCCTGGGTGAGGGATGGGTGGACGAGGCCGACCTCGACCGGATCCTGCTTGCCGACACGCCCGAGGAGGTCGTGCGCCTGGCAAAGGGGGGCGCGGGCTAGGGGTCGGGCCCGAGTGGGTGAAGGGCCGGGGGCCCTGCCCTACCGCGGCGCCGGGGTACGCACCGGCACGCTCACCGATTCCAGCGTCGATCCGTCACGGCGCACCGCGCGCACGTCGATGGCGGCGGGCGAGGCGTCCACCTCGAGGAAGTGGTGCTCGGGCGCGCACTTCTTGAGGCCCGCCGGCAGGCGCACGCAGGGGTACACCTGCGCCCCGCCGCCTCCCGACACGATGTAGGTGACGCCGCCGGTCACGATGCGCTCGTACGAGTGGTTGTGCCCGCTCAGCACCAGCGACACGCCGTGCTTGCGGAACAACGGCACCATCAGCCGCTGCTGGGTGGTGCTGGGCTCGTGCAGCCCCGCGGTGTAGGGCGGCTGGTGGATGGTGACGATGCGCACGGGTTCGCTCGTGCGCTCGAGGGTGCGGCGCAGGAACGCCAGCTGGGCCGATGACGACGGCTGGTTGCCGTCAAGCACGATCACCCGCACCGGCCCCTGCGTGAACGAGTACCAGCGCCGGGGGCTGGCCAGCCGGGTGGCCGTGGAGTTGCCGCCGAGGTCGTGGTTGCCCCAGGTGGCGCGCCACGGCAGGCCGGCTGCCAGCAGGCAGGCCTCGGGGCGGTCGAAGCTGGCGCGGGTGGCGGTGCCGTCCGGCGAGTAGAAGTTGTCGCCCGTGGTGAGGATGAACGACGCCGGGGTGGCCGCGTGGCTGGCGCACATGCCCTTGGTGACGGCCGCCTGTGCGCTGCTGCCGGTTCCCCAGTCGCCCTTCACGAGGAACCTGACCGAGCCGGCGGATGACGTGCCCGGGGAGGCGGCCGCGCCACCGGGCGATTGCGACGACGCCAGGGCGGTTCCGCCGAGGCCGAGGCCCAGGGCACCGGCGGTGATGCCGGCGATGCCCAGGGTGGCGACGGTGCCCAAGGTGGCGATGCCAGAATTGGTCGTGCCGCAGGTGGTGGTGCCTGCGGTCGCGTGCCCGCGTGGGCGGGAACGACGGGCTGCGTTCGGGCGATTCATGGGCGTCATGCTTGCACCGCCTGCGGCGTCACCGGCCCGTGCGGGGTCTGGCACGAGCGTCGGTGACCGGGCACAGAGCGCTGTTATAGTCTCGTGCCTGCCGCGGCCGGGTGGGGCGCACTGCGCTCACTCGGCCATTACATGCGGCCAGCCAGACGAGCATCGCACGACCAACACCGGAGGACCGGCGATCACCGCGTATCAGATCATGATCATCCTCAACCCTGAGGCTGACGGGGAGCAACAGGCCGAGGTCATCTCGCGTGTGCGCTCGCTCATCGAGGATGGCGGCGGCACGGTCGACGACGTCGCCGAGTGGGGACGCCGCAAGATCGCCTACCCGGTGCGCAAGCAGGCCGACGGCGTGTACGTGGTGGTCACCTGCCAGACCTCGCCCGAGGTGCTCGACGAGATCAGCCGCGTGCTCGCCATCACGAAGGACGTCGTGCTGCGCGCCATGCCGTTCCGCCTCACCGAGGCCGAGCTGGCGACGGTGCAGGCCAACGGCGTGCCGGAGCCCATCGACGAGCGTCCGGAGCGCGAGGAGCGCCCGCGCGGCGGTCGTCGCGGGGGCCCGGGTGGCGGCGGCCGCCGGCGCG
The sequence above is drawn from the Actinomycetota bacterium genome and encodes:
- a CDS encoding FAD-binding oxidoreductase, translating into METPTSHATPVTRRTLLLGAAAAAGAVALPSWSVAAARRASGDSRLVRELRAVTRGHMVTRADATLGIAAQIFNPRFDGRRPLAVLYAIDERDVQQAVRWAARNDIIITARAGGHSYQGYSTVNDGLIVDLTNLSHVVPKSGRVPYARIGGGAALGVTYHQLAPLGLTIPGGTCPTVSVGGLAQGGGLGWVARKWGTLSDNVLGLRIVTADGRVRSVGPGSERDLFWACRGGGGGNFGIIASYDIAVHPAEPAMHFVMTFPWAECPDVILAWQDWCWQADDGLFSLCTSITNKGGADPTCEVSGQFIGSQAQLDAVLAPLLARVTPRNRVITPASYASLIQYWAQCTAQAAEQCARQRANPTGQIRGTAHWGKSDYVKASTSFSRAGAEVIRDYVAERQAQMGTGQMILDSYGAAINRVPATATAFAHRDMRFSMQYEAYWPQPQQQEAAVQWLRRFEKALAPHVCGQKYVNYIDSDQRNRPGVYYGRNLDRLIHTRRRFDPDDVFRFRQAIPLART
- a CDS encoding PQQ-dependent sugar dehydrogenase, which produces MRCKASIVAVGSACALSAAVGASAATGLGLQLVGSGFGSALGVVQAPGESRLLVVERDGVVRPIGRGGKPGAPWLDIRDRVGPEGLEQGLLGVAFAPDFATSGRFYVDYTNLRGDTRVVEFRTRPGARRVSTRTARVVLSQAQPFSNHNGGALAFGPDGMLYIALGDGGGQKDPFNSAQDLGSLLGKVLRIDPSRREGGRGYAVPDGNPFAGQAGARPEIWALGLRNPWRMAFDRDTGDLWMGDVGQNEREEIDVARKGQAGLDFGWSKREGTQDLKGGPRGARETDPVAEYPHEGGNCSVAGGYVVRGPGAPSLAGKYVYADWCTGRAWTIDAKAPGAPEEITGRIGRIPGVTSFGEDRAGNVYVVTNQMVRRITG
- a CDS encoding L,D-transpeptidase, producing MGEGALARAAQRQHGVGARRRHGVRPHHASRGDRRGRPQAVPVPEWAQDPVVPRGGRRARDARAGRQLRRGRGDPRRRSEGLPRAHRHAAHGVPERAAEYAGGNGRVAIHGTSKPELIGKAVSHGCIRMRNADIQRLTRLVRGGTPVQVRN
- a CDS encoding DedA family protein; protein product: MATTSNLPAHETFGSGGATGEGGATGLAGVVGVGAGAGAGVGAVGVVGVVDTGSCAAATCAPIRSAPRAAVIRRMVGEISQPATSDALGVPPRHAIIRTMNLSWSGLALPAATGFFQQIGDWAAEYGYLAIFLVVAGDGIFPILPGETSIVAGAVFAAEGDLTLWGVVVVGAVGAVVGDSIAYWAGRGGAPWIRRAVTRMAGEHRTHAAERMVKRHGPALVFTGRFLPGIRIGINMACGAGQMSYRRFLLFDIGGAICWSLQAALIGYFAGKAFANQIWVALVVALGVAALVALFVIIRERRMVAREDALEAAEDRAAALSPDPANATSKENA
- a CDS encoding cryptochrome/photolyase family protein, encoding MPRVPGDRRRARGPGGRPAAAAHGVRGDVGPRGLARPRRGRLARWREREPVGRARHGAHAPRRGGGQALRRRSGPRPGPLDGRPLRPRPCACARGHHRRRAGGARPHRGPPGAARRREGALSAPTIWVLGDQLDPAGPAFRGHRPGEARVLMIESDHAIGRLPYNRERRVLVIGGMRRLADRLRRDGWAVELRRAPTLFAGVMAHAKQEQPDRLVVAHPTSRSGLALVQRLRDALPVPVEMREPVGFITRPGELDEILGKRAPRMDSFYRDMRRRLDILVDADGQPVGGAWSMDKENRKPPPRTRDLGVPAPWLPPADDPLDVALRREFAALPETGEGGERVMAADADEAEAALDRFIDARLAGFGPYEDAMMDDDWAMAHSLLSGPLNLGLLSPERVARRVADALGDGAPIASVEGFVRQVIGWREYVWGWYWKRTWRDANALDAEAPVPAALWGGTTRMRCVQVAMDGIHRRGYSHHIQRLMVLGTLMLLRGTQPWDATRWFRAAHVDGSAWVMAPNVIGMALYADGGSMMTKPYAASGAYINRMSNHCRSCPYNPKSATGADACPFTTLYWDFLDRHRERLGQNPRMSLSMRNLEKRQDMPAIRARAREVMAALDTGVD
- a CDS encoding TIGR00730 family Rossman fold protein — translated: MADQPKRRGRITTRGPGAERVRDADLALLQGPEPDFVSTDPWRALRILGEFVEGFDLLARVGPAVCVFGSARTPPDDPDYAAAVEIGRLLAREGRAVITGGGPGLMEAANKGAAEGGGLSVGLNIELPHEQYRNPYVNLGVDFRYFFVRKTMFIKYSEAFVVMPGGFGTLDELFEALVLIQTGKVRDFPLVLYRSAHWTGLIDWMRETTLGEGWVDEADLDRILLADTPEEVVRLAKGGAG
- the rpsF gene encoding 30S ribosomal protein S6, with translation MPAMPRVATVPKVAMPELVVPQVVVPAVACPRGRERRAAFGRFMGVMLAPPAASPARAGSGTSVGDRAQSAVIVSCLPRPGGAHCAHSAITCGQPDEHRTTNTGGPAITAYQIMIILNPEADGEQQAEVISRVRSLIEDGGGTVDDVAEWGRRKIAYPVRKQADGVYVVVTCQTSPEVLDEISRVLAITKDVVLRAMPFRLTEAELATVQANGVPEPIDERPEREERPRGGRRGGPGGGGRRRDR